The segment ATGCTGCCGTCGCCGGGAAGTGCAGTAACATGGGACCCCAGATTGACCGGTTCATTTGGGAACATGGGGGACAATTTGGCCACAAGTCCGCCTTCAACGGATCCATCGGGCTCCGGGTATCTTAACTTTCCGGTCAGAAAAGGAAGTTCCGCTTCATGGGCATAGACCGGAACTCCCCATTTTTCGACCAAGTCCACCACCGTCCCCACATGGTCAAAATGGCCATGGGTAAGAATGATCGCCTGGGGTGGACTGTTTTCACCAAACCGTTTTTCTGCAATATCCACGATGCGATGGGCTGTCCCGGGCATTCCCGTGTCAACCAAAACCCAGTGATCTCCCGGGTCAGGGTTGCCCACCAAAACCAGATTTACAATCTGATCCGTATAACAGTAAAGATCAGGAAGCACCTCTTGTCCCGTCCCGCTCAAAACGGAAGTCATCGGCATATATTTGTTTGCCATGGGATCTTCCATCCCCTCTTGCCTGTTCATCTCCATCATCCACCCCCTTTGATTTCATCATGTCTTGTTCGGTTGCGTCGGGGATTTACCCGTTGCCTCTCCGGGATGGCCTTTGTGAAATACTTTTCCGTTCCGTTGCTATTATGGTGATTTATCTTCCGATTATACGGGAGTTTTCTGACACGACTGAGTAAACAGGGCCCAAGGTCTTCAATTTCCCGGCTCCCGGTTGACGATCCAGATGCCTGCGGCGACCAAGGCCAACCCAATCAGAACGAAGCGATGAAGGGTTTCACCGAGGATCAGGCTGGACAGCATCACGCCAAAGACAGGTATGGCAAAGAGAAACATGGAGACTTTCCCCACCGGATTGTATTTCATCACATTGTTCCACAACACAAAGCCCGCGGCGGACAAAAATGCCAAGTAAAATAAGATGGCCCCCGACTCCGGATTGAAAGAGAAAGGGTGCCAACCGACCAGAGAGATTCCAGTCAGCATCAGACCGAGGGAACCGAACAACATCTGGTAGCCCGTCAGGTAAGCGACATCCATCCGGGCCGCCCCCTTACGGGCGAGCAGGTTCCCAAAAGCGGAGGACATCATCGCCACCAATAGGAGAAGAGCCCCCCATCCCAAGGAGAACTCCATACTTTCCTGGCGGAGATTGACCATGACGACGCCGCCGAAGCCGATCACCAAGCCCAGGATTTTGCGCCAGGTGATCGGTTCGTCGGGAACCATCCAACGGGCAAACAGGATCTGGAAAAAAGAGGTGGTACCGGCGAGGACGGAGCCTTGGATTCCTGTACTGTATGCAAGTCCGATGTAGAAAAGGGCGTATTGGAGAAAGGTCTGAAAGAGACCGATCCATACCAGGGAGAGGAGTGTCTCTCTTTGAAAGCGCGGTCTTCTGTTAAGAAGATGAAAAACCACTAAAATCATCAGGGCGGCCAAGAAAAAACGGTAGCCGGCAAACAGGATCTGTTGTCCGGTGTCCCCGGAGGCGATTTGAAGGGAATCATAGCCCCATTTGATCATAGGAAAGGCACTGCCCCACAAAAACATGGCAGTCAACGCCGTCAGCACCCTTCCGATCCGGTGTGAAAATAAGCGCTCAGCATTTTTCATGTGCGTTCCGACCTTTCCGGTATCGAATCTTTCCCATTGTAACGAATTTTGGAAGAGAAGAGAACCGAAAAGCCAAAGATCCGCTGAAAGATGGGGTAATGAGAGGTTGTCCCTTGACACATTTTTGTGCTTGAGAAAATGATCTCCCTGATATATAATATTGGGGCGGTGCTGATTCTCGGCTGGAGTGCTTGAAAGAAGAAAGGCTTGCATTTGGGTTGTAGGTACACCGCACCAATATATCGGGGCGTGGCTCAGCTTGGTAGAGCACCTGCTTTGGGAGCAGGGGGTCGCAGGTTCAAATCCTGTCGCCCCGACCAGATCAAACAGACAACGGGCCGGTTTTCGGCCCGTTTTTTGTGTGTGCGCAATTTGGATGTAGGGAGATCTCTTGTGTAGGGATTGGATCCGGGCAACAAATCGAAGGGTTTGACATTTTCCCCTGTAATGGTAGGATGAGTGTGAAAACTGAATTCTTTTCCGCTAGGGGTGCCTTTATGCGAAGGCTGAGATTAAAGCGTGGACTTTAAAACCCTTGGAACCTGATCTGGTTGATACCAGCGGAGGGAAGTGGAGCCATGTCGAACTAATTTATTGAGTAGATCGACCTTCCTCACCCTCCGTTCCATCGGAAAAGATTTGCAGAGGAGGGTTTTTTGATGAGGTTTACAGAGGAATTGCGGCAGTCGACCCGAAAAAGTTGGGAGATGAGTCTCAATCATCCCTTTGTTTTAGGGATTGCAAGTGGGGAACTTCCCCTGGAGAAGTTCAGGTACTATATTCTCCAGGACATCTATTACCTGCAACATTATGGGAAGATCCACGCCATGGCGGCGGCTCAGGCCGAGGATTTTCACGTGACATCCATGCTCGCAGAGAA is part of the Kroppenstedtia eburnea genome and harbors:
- a CDS encoding MBL fold metallo-hydrolase, translated to MEMNRQEGMEDPMANKYMPMTSVLSGTGQEVLPDLYCYTDQIVNLVLVGNPDPGDHWVLVDTGMPGTAHRIVDIAEKRFGENSPPQAIILTHGHFDHVGTVVDLVEKWGVPVYAHEAELPFLTGKLRYPEPDGSVEGGLVAKLSPMFPNEPVNLGSHVTALPGDGSIPHMSGWRWIHTPGHTPGHISLFRDQDRSLIAGDALITVKQDSLYQVITQEKELNGPPRYLTTDWNAAKESVKKLAALKPAAMVTGHGHPLSGKELAEGLDQLVREFDSRAIPDYGRYVKH
- a CDS encoding DMT family transporter — protein: MKNAERLFSHRIGRVLTALTAMFLWGSAFPMIKWGYDSLQIASGDTGQQILFAGYRFFLAALMILVVFHLLNRRPRFQRETLLSLVWIGLFQTFLQYALFYIGLAYSTGIQGSVLAGTTSFFQILFARWMVPDEPITWRKILGLVIGFGGVVMVNLRQESMEFSLGWGALLLLVAMMSSAFGNLLARKGAARMDVAYLTGYQMLFGSLGLMLTGISLVGWHPFSFNPESGAILFYLAFLSAAGFVLWNNVMKYNPVGKVSMFLFAIPVFGVMLSSLILGETLHRFVLIGLALVAAGIWIVNREPGN